The following proteins are encoded in a genomic region of Leptospira fainei serovar Hurstbridge str. BUT 6:
- a CDS encoding Lcl C-terminal domain-containing protein translates to MMYMLDSGKLSVLRFGFWTVVWILFCGVFSDVFAQTARFTVNANNASVINDNVTKLYWQKCIYPYSYSSTATPAGCQKNASYPGSVTLTFSNASSYCSNYNSGSVTWRLPSIQELKSIVDRSQFAPALNSIFDPGQASSGSGVPDFFWSSTKYAQNNGNIWTVNFYYGYSYFTAGSGNSYYLRCVSSTPQ, encoded by the coding sequence ATGATGTATATGTTAGACTCAGGGAAACTTTCCGTTTTGCGATTCGGTTTTTGGACAGTAGTTTGGATCCTTTTTTGCGGGGTATTTTCGGACGTATTTGCGCAGACAGCGAGGTTTACGGTGAATGCGAATAACGCTAGCGTTATCAACGATAACGTTACTAAGTTGTATTGGCAGAAATGTATCTATCCTTATTCGTATTCGTCCACGGCGACTCCGGCGGGCTGTCAAAAGAACGCTTCGTATCCGGGTTCAGTCACGTTGACCTTTTCTAACGCTAGTAGTTATTGTTCTAATTATAATTCCGGCAGCGTTACTTGGAGACTGCCTAGTATCCAAGAATTGAAGTCCATTGTGGATCGATCCCAATTTGCGCCGGCATTGAATTCGATCTTTGATCCGGGGCAGGCGTCCTCCGGTAGCGGTGTTCCGGACTTTTTTTGGTCTTCGACGAAGTATGCGCAAAATAACGGGAATATTTGGACCGTGAATTTTTACTACGGTTATAGTTATTTTACCGCAGGTTCCGGTAATTCGTATTATCTGCGGTGCGTGTCGAGCACCCCTCAGTAA
- a CDS encoding Lcl domain-containing protein, with protein sequence MLERTQKGNSIVGFPVWGIVLASLLGVGCGPKAQNYSILSALEQMLVGGGGSGSSSGGILNLPFFGKSQFLPGQSVNLNGNSSTVVSAIVVDPSGNGSAVGLSTQGNGIPNLLFLYQGNSVNPYAVDVNGDGVPDYYLCYHSDGSVTLTTGTNCSGNAVTIYPNQGFDTNGDGVVDNPIIARLLTDTIAPSSSISPTSGTYGGVQTVTIVCADNVAPGNLAYTSDGTSPTFVPVNGTITNPPKTTTTIGGNGDGSYTIKYRCRDMAGNLEGVNTASYQVNHNVPNVTIVTPVSSFYISVNAGAVNTASYVWKSSQTGSYSVRQNATGCSDGTVIESGIASANQNNTSFISASQLSLGSNSIYICVSSGFTGQNSFAITRDDTPPTVTASPGAGGYGYDGVTPISVQLNFQDNSGVTSGYQVAYTTDGSNPGINSLTGAITNGFSYPPANASAISLTNNTTLNFTARDPAGNLSTVGTAIYVIDSSRPTIQINSFAPTNKVLNATSNLGINWQFSGNGASYKVLLGGNQCTASTTSTTTNGNTTTKTTYAGPSGTKYTNSVDCECNNGAAPSGTSSFVSGNVVTVAPTGSDIVVNTPVNTTLANLNFTAGKNNVIICVANQKNQPEYGMQTGSQSIPVWKDTMAPKLVSATPSGGATGVNPNSAQLTLVFSEPLDPSHLPNLTVQVFQLSSWVSLDLTNVKYQFLGSVNQPDTLVIQFPWIFFPENALIQWSIASGSLVDAAGLALASTITQSFLTTTFETANGFAFKVLKTDAGDDTSISTSVAQQLSTTPPNGLWTNQFSGTNLVVFDFNTYLVWKQTDEGVSKDYITALNQCSGLNVSNGGLGYASLTNWRLPSVQELASISIYSNTSPSIASASFSGTASAPYWSSTLFAPTVTNAWYVDFQYPDIYFDAIGATHIVRCVSGVPGSSPTVP encoded by the coding sequence ATGTTAGAACGCACTCAAAAAGGTAATTCGATCGTTGGTTTCCCGGTTTGGGGGATTGTTTTGGCTAGCCTTTTGGGAGTCGGGTGCGGTCCTAAGGCGCAAAATTATTCCATCTTGTCCGCACTGGAGCAAATGTTAGTCGGGGGTGGTGGTTCCGGGAGTAGTTCGGGAGGGATTCTGAATCTTCCTTTCTTTGGGAAGAGCCAGTTTTTGCCGGGACAGTCCGTGAATTTGAACGGGAATTCGAGTACAGTCGTGTCTGCTATCGTGGTGGATCCGAGCGGGAATGGTAGCGCGGTGGGTCTATCGACTCAAGGAAACGGAATTCCGAATTTGCTCTTTTTGTACCAAGGAAACTCAGTGAATCCGTATGCGGTGGATGTGAACGGAGACGGGGTTCCGGATTATTATTTATGTTATCATTCCGACGGCTCCGTCACGTTGACGACCGGGACAAACTGTTCCGGAAATGCGGTTACGATTTATCCGAATCAAGGTTTTGATACTAACGGGGACGGGGTGGTGGATAATCCGATTATCGCCAGGCTTTTGACGGATACGATCGCGCCTAGCAGCAGTATTTCCCCCACTTCCGGTACGTACGGAGGGGTTCAAACCGTGACGATCGTATGCGCGGATAACGTGGCGCCCGGGAATTTGGCTTATACTTCCGACGGGACGTCTCCGACTTTCGTTCCGGTGAACGGGACGATTACGAATCCGCCTAAGACGACGACTACGATCGGAGGGAACGGGGACGGCTCGTATACGATCAAGTATCGCTGTAGAGATATGGCCGGGAATTTAGAAGGGGTGAATACCGCTTCGTACCAAGTGAATCATAACGTTCCGAATGTTACGATCGTCACTCCGGTTAGTTCGTTTTATATCAGTGTGAACGCGGGAGCGGTTAATACTGCGAGTTATGTTTGGAAGTCGAGTCAAACGGGCAGCTATTCCGTTCGGCAGAACGCGACCGGATGTTCGGACGGGACGGTGATAGAAAGCGGGATTGCGAGTGCGAACCAGAATAATACTTCTTTTATTTCCGCGAGCCAATTGAGCCTAGGTTCCAATTCGATTTATATCTGCGTGAGTTCAGGGTTTACGGGTCAAAATTCGTTTGCGATCACTCGAGACGATACTCCTCCGACCGTTACCGCCAGTCCTGGAGCCGGGGGATACGGTTACGACGGAGTGACTCCGATTTCCGTTCAACTGAATTTTCAGGATAATAGCGGGGTTACGAGCGGTTACCAAGTGGCTTATACGACTGACGGTAGCAATCCAGGGATCAATTCTTTGACGGGTGCGATTACCAACGGATTTTCGTATCCTCCGGCGAATGCGAGCGCCATCTCTCTGACTAATAATACGACTCTGAATTTTACGGCTCGGGATCCTGCGGGGAATTTGTCCACTGTAGGGACTGCGATTTATGTGATCGACTCTTCTCGTCCTACGATTCAGATCAATAGCTTTGCCCCCACCAATAAGGTTTTGAATGCTACGAGCAATCTGGGTATCAATTGGCAGTTTTCCGGTAACGGTGCATCGTATAAGGTATTGCTGGGCGGGAATCAATGCACGGCGAGTACGACGAGCACGACTACAAACGGTAACACAACTACTAAGACTACATATGCGGGGCCGAGCGGAACGAAATACACGAATTCAGTGGATTGCGAATGCAATAACGGGGCTGCACCGAGCGGAACCAGCTCTTTTGTTTCCGGTAACGTGGTGACGGTCGCTCCGACAGGCTCGGATATTGTGGTGAATACCCCCGTGAATACGACTCTTGCGAATTTGAATTTTACGGCAGGCAAGAATAACGTCATTATCTGCGTTGCGAACCAGAAGAACCAACCGGAATATGGGATGCAAACCGGAAGCCAGAGCATTCCCGTTTGGAAGGATACCATGGCTCCAAAATTGGTTTCCGCAACTCCGAGCGGCGGAGCTACCGGCGTGAATCCGAATTCTGCCCAATTGACATTGGTATTTAGCGAGCCATTGGATCCTTCTCATTTGCCGAACTTGACGGTGCAGGTGTTTCAGCTTTCGAGCTGGGTTTCCTTGGATCTTACCAACGTAAAATACCAATTTTTAGGAAGCGTTAATCAACCGGATACGTTGGTGATCCAATTCCCTTGGATTTTCTTTCCGGAAAACGCTCTCATTCAGTGGTCGATCGCCTCCGGTAGTCTCGTGGATGCGGCAGGTTTGGCATTGGCCAGCACCATTACGCAGAGTTTTTTGACCACGACTTTCGAGACAGCCAACGGCTTTGCGTTCAAGGTCTTGAAAACCGACGCAGGAGATGATACCAGTATTTCGACTTCGGTTGCACAACAATTATCGACTACACCACCTAACGGGTTATGGACGAACCAATTTTCCGGGACCAATCTAGTAGTATTCGATTTTAATACCTATCTGGTTTGGAAACAAACGGACGAAGGAGTCAGTAAGGATTATATCACCGCATTGAACCAATGCTCGGGTTTGAACGTTTCAAACGGAGGTCTGGGTTATGCTTCCCTTACCAATTGGAGGCTTCCGAGCGTGCAAGAATTGGCTTCGATTTCGATTTATAGCAACACTAGTCCTTCCATCGCTTCCGCTTCCTTTTCGGGTACCGCTTCCGCTCCGTATTGGAGTTCCACCCTTTTTGCTCCCACGGTTACGAACGCGTGGTACGTAGATTTTCAATACCCGGATATCTATTTTGATGCGATCGGCGCTACCCATATAGTTCGTTGCGTTTCCGGAGTTCCGGGTTCTTCCCCCACGGTTCCATGA